A region from the Nocardioides plantarum genome encodes:
- a CDS encoding pyridine nucleotide-disulfide oxidoreductase, with translation MTCRDRYGLTLSTGRDAAAAYSRGLDGLLSLRAGSADALATSIVLDPTFALGHADLALLGYDLCVEVDVVGRMRDAERWAHLGTEREQSHVAAVLAHLRGDSSLVVDHLDRYPVDALLLSAAIPTIAFAGVTEVFEQAWSIVERAAPSYGDDWWYAGLLAFVRQEQGRYDEAYELACRSLAEQPDAGHSAHARAHVHYETGDHAGGLAWMDGWVAGAGAGAESLSHFSWHAALHELSLGDLDAVRRRYDAQLRPELASGCRALVDSASLLVRWALTPAAAQVPGLEQVAHAVGRDVLVHPSTPFLGMHAAAALLALGDGEGLASLATWAGAHGHATHREVVAPLARALQLLDAGQDDAAATALASLATSVGRVGGSQAQRELVEEIRVAALLRAGRYVEARDLLDHRLDRRRSPRDEAWRRRCRADVLTPG, from the coding sequence ATGACCTGCCGCGACCGCTACGGACTGACCCTCTCCACGGGTCGCGACGCCGCCGCGGCCTACTCGCGGGGGCTCGACGGCCTGCTGTCCCTGCGGGCCGGGTCGGCCGACGCCCTGGCCACCTCGATCGTGCTCGATCCCACGTTCGCGCTCGGGCACGCCGACCTGGCCCTCCTCGGCTACGACCTCTGCGTCGAGGTCGACGTCGTCGGCCGGATGCGCGACGCCGAACGGTGGGCGCACCTCGGCACCGAGCGCGAGCAGAGTCACGTGGCGGCCGTGCTGGCCCACCTGCGGGGCGACTCGAGCCTGGTCGTCGACCACCTGGACCGCTACCCCGTCGACGCGCTGCTGCTGTCGGCCGCGATCCCGACCATCGCCTTCGCCGGGGTCACCGAGGTCTTCGAGCAGGCGTGGTCGATCGTCGAGCGCGCAGCACCGTCGTACGGCGACGACTGGTGGTACGCCGGGCTCCTCGCCTTCGTCCGTCAGGAGCAGGGGCGCTACGACGAGGCCTACGAGCTGGCGTGCCGGTCGCTCGCCGAGCAGCCCGACGCCGGCCACTCGGCCCACGCCCGCGCGCACGTGCACTACGAGACCGGCGACCACGCCGGTGGCCTGGCGTGGATGGACGGCTGGGTCGCGGGAGCCGGCGCCGGGGCGGAGAGCCTCAGCCACTTCTCGTGGCACGCCGCGCTGCACGAGCTGTCGCTCGGCGACCTCGACGCCGTACGCCGCCGCTACGACGCGCAGCTGCGTCCCGAGCTCGCGTCCGGGTGCCGGGCCCTGGTCGACAGCGCGTCGCTGCTGGTGCGCTGGGCACTGACCCCCGCCGCCGCGCAGGTCCCCGGACTCGAGCAGGTCGCGCACGCCGTGGGGCGGGATGTGCTGGTCCACCCCTCGACGCCGTTCCTCGGCATGCACGCGGCGGCGGCGCTGCTCGCCCTCGGTGACGGCGAGGGCCTCGCCTCGCTCGCCACCTGGGCCGGCGCCCACGGCCACGCGACGCACCGCGAGGTGGTCGCGCCGCTCGCCCGGGCCCTCCAGCTGCTCGACGCCGGCCAGGACGACGCCGCGGCCACGGCCCTGGCGTCGCTCGCCACGTCCGTGGGCCGGGTGGGCGGCTCGCAGGCGCAGCGCGAGCTGGTCGAGGAGATCAGGGTCGCCGCGCTGCTGCGGGCCGGTCGGTACGTCGAGGCCCGTGACCTGCTCGACCACCGGCTCGACAGACGCCGCTCGCCTCGGGACGAGGCCTGGCGTCGGCGCTGTCGGGCCGACGTCCTGACGCCGGGGTAG
- a CDS encoding Rieske (2Fe-2S) protein codes for MSGEVTTTEATTEATTETAPARHSRRLVFQGMGALGVACVLAACGGGSDDGGSSGGGAAPEAGASLIATAEVPVGGGVVVSEANLVVTQPTEGDFKAFTTACTHQGTPVNQVDGADIICPNHGSRFSITDGSALKGPATTALSEVQVKVQGDQVVVA; via the coding sequence GTGAGCGGCGAGGTCACCACCACCGAGGCGACCACCGAGGCGACCACCGAGACCGCCCCGGCGCGCCACAGCCGCCGTCTGGTGTTCCAGGGCATGGGTGCGCTCGGCGTGGCCTGCGTCCTGGCGGCCTGTGGCGGTGGCAGTGACGACGGTGGCAGCAGCGGCGGGGGAGCTGCGCCCGAGGCGGGCGCCTCCCTGATCGCGACCGCCGAGGTCCCGGTGGGCGGTGGGGTCGTGGTGAGCGAGGCCAACCTCGTCGTGACGCAGCCGACCGAGGGCGACTTCAAGGCGTTCACCACCGCCTGCACCCACCAGGGCACACCGGTCAACCAGGTCGACGGCGCCGACATCATCTGCCCCAACCACGGCAGCCGGTTCTCGATCACCGACGGGTCGGCGCTCAAGGGCCCGGCCACCACCGCGCTGTCGGAGGTCCAGGTCAAGGTCCAGGGCGACCAGGTCGTCGTGGCCTGA
- a CDS encoding Rieske (2Fe-2S) protein, producing MTTPLTRRRTLAGLTGVGLALPVLAACGDDSGSTASDTPSGTPTSDPTTDATSGSAPATGEASSPASSAAPVDGIVSTADVPVGSGVILADDQVVVTQPTEGDIKVFSAICTHSGCPVGAIKGAVITCPCHGSTFDAATGAVLGGPASAPLPAVDFTLDGDQVVLS from the coding sequence GTGACCACCCCCCTCACCCGCCGCCGTACCCTGGCCGGCCTCACCGGAGTCGGCCTCGCCCTCCCGGTGCTCGCCGCCTGTGGCGACGACTCCGGCTCGACCGCCTCCGACACCCCGAGCGGCACCCCCACGTCCGACCCGACGACCGACGCCACCAGCGGATCCGCCCCGGCCACCGGCGAGGCGAGCTCGCCGGCGTCGTCCGCGGCTCCGGTCGACGGCATCGTGTCGACCGCCGACGTGCCCGTCGGCAGTGGTGTGATCCTCGCCGACGACCAGGTCGTCGTGACCCAGCCGACCGAGGGTGACATCAAGGTCTTCAGCGCGATCTGCACCCACTCCGGCTGCCCGGTCGGCGCGATCAAGGGCGCCGTGATCACGTGCCCCTGTCACGGCAGCACCTTCGACGCCGCCACCGGCGCCGTCCTCGGCGGGCCCGCGTCCGCACCGCTGCCCGCGGTCGACTTCACGCTCGACGGCGACCAGGTGGTGCTCTCGTGA